The Intrasporangium calvum DSM 43043 sequence TTGAGCGGCACCACGATGTCACTGAAGAAGATCGCGGCGTCCACCCCGTGGCGGCGCACCGGCTGCAGCGTGATCTCGGTGATCAGCTCGGGTCGCATGCACGACTCGAGCATCGGGATGCCCTCGCGCACGGCTCGGTACTCGGGCAGCGACCGACCTGCTTGGCGCATGAACCACACGGGGGTCCGGGAGACGGGTTGACGGCGGGCTGCACGGACGAGATCGCTGTCTCGGGGGCTGCCCGGCTCCGCCGGGGCGGAGGCAGGGAGCGAGGCTGGGGTCGGCACCGCTCAATCCTGCCACGCGAGCAGGCATGACCCGGTCACGCGTCCCGGCGTGCCCTGCGGACAAAACCACCCCGGCGGCATACCCTCATCGGGTGCACACGAGAACGTTGCCGGGCAACCACGGCGCGGACTTCGCGAAGGTGCTCACCGCCCTTCGCGACGTCCGGGTGCGCTCCGAAGTGCGCCTCACCGAGGTACCTGCCCCCACCCGGATCGCGCCCTTCGCCGCGGCGCTCACCGCTGACGTCATCGACCCGGCCGACCCGGACGCGGAGCTCGCGACCGGACGCTTCGTCGTCCTGCACGACCCTTCGGGCCCCGAGACGTGGGACGGCACCTGGCGCATCGTGACGTTCGCGCGGGCCGAGCTCGAGCCGGAGCTGGCGAGCGACCCCATGCTCGGGGCCGTGGGCTGGTCCTGGCTCACGGACTCGCTCCGCGGCCGTGGCGTCGGCTGGACCGCGCAGGCCGGCACCGTGACCCGCGTGCTGAGCGAGAGCTTCGGCGGGCTCGCCGACCGCGACCCGAGCGTCGAGATGGAGATCCGGGCGTCGTGGACTCCCCTGGGCGGCGAGCTGACCGAGCACCTCCGCGCCTGGGCGGACCTGCTGTGCACCATCGGCGGGATCCCCCCGCTGCCCGACGGGGTCGTGCCGCTGCCCGGACAGCGCCGGTGAGTGCCGAGCCGAGCTCGCCGGCGACGCCCGAGCCCACCAGGCCGCTGACGCCACTGACCATGCCGAGTGACGGGGTCCCTGAGGTCGTCACCGACGAGCGTGCGCTGCTCCGTGCGGCCGCGGCCATCGCCGCGGGCTCCGGCCCGATCGGGGTGGATGCCGAGCGAGCCTCGGGTTACCGCTACGGCCAGCGCGCCTACCTGGTCCAGGTCCGCCGGCAGGGAGCGGGAACCGTCCTCCTCGACCCGGTCGCCGTGCCGGACCTCAGCCCGCTCGACCGCGCCATCGGTGACGCCGAGTGGATCCTCCACGCCGCCACCCATGACCTCGTGTGCCTCGCCGAGGTCGGGCTGCAGCCCCGGGTCCTCTTCGACACCGAGCTGGGGGGCCGGCTCGCCGGGCTGCCCCGCGTCGGCCTGGGGGCCATGGTCGAGCACTACCTGGGCCTGCAGCTCGCCAAGGAGCACTCCGCCGTCGACTGGTCGATCCGGCCGCTGCCCGAGCCCTGGCTTCGCTATGCGGCTCTCGACGTCGAGGTCCTCGTCGACCTGCGGCACGCGGTGCACGCGGACCTCGAGCGGCAGGGCAAGGCCGGGTGGGCCGCGGAGGAGTTCCAGTCCCTGCTGCAGTTCACCGGACCCGAGCCGCGGGTCGACCCGTGGCGACGCACCTCGGGGATCCACCGCATCCGGGCCCGCCGCGGCACGGCCATCGTCCGGGAGCTCTGGGTCTGGCGGGACGAGCTCGCCCGACAGCGCGATGTGTCACCCGGGCGGATCGTGCCCGACGCCGCCATCGCCGAGATCGCCATCGCGCACCAGCGCGCGGAGCGTCCACCCCGGACCCTCACCTCGTCGGACCCTCGCCTCGCCCGCTCCATCCGCCGACACCAGGAGGCGCTGATCGACGTGGTCGGCGCGGCGCTCGCGCTGCCGGAGGAGGACCTGCCGCCCCTGGCCCTCCCCTCGACCGGCCCTCCCCCGCCGCGCACCTGGGCCGATCGAGACCCTGTGGCCGCCGCCCGCCTGGCGCGGGCCCGGGAGCTGCTCGCCGGTCTGTCCGAAGAGCTCGTCATCCCGGTCGAGAACGTCCTG is a genomic window containing:
- a CDS encoding HRDC domain-containing protein, yielding MSAEPSSPATPEPTRPLTPLTMPSDGVPEVVTDERALLRAAAAIAAGSGPIGVDAERASGYRYGQRAYLVQVRRQGAGTVLLDPVAVPDLSPLDRAIGDAEWILHAATHDLVCLAEVGLQPRVLFDTELGGRLAGLPRVGLGAMVEHYLGLQLAKEHSAVDWSIRPLPEPWLRYAALDVEVLVDLRHAVHADLERQGKAGWAAEEFQSLLQFTGPEPRVDPWRRTSGIHRIRARRGTAIVRELWVWRDELARQRDVSPGRIVPDAAIAEIAIAHQRAERPPRTLTSSDPRLARSIRRHQEALIDVVGAALALPEEDLPPLALPSTGPPPPRTWADRDPVAAARLARARELLAGLSEELVIPVENVLTPDLLRRYLWEGPAAPTTAAVAEELAAMGARTWQTRLAAPLIALACAEHPRA
- a CDS encoding DUF3000 domain-containing protein; this encodes MHTRTLPGNHGADFAKVLTALRDVRVRSEVRLTEVPAPTRIAPFAAALTADVIDPADPDAELATGRFVVLHDPSGPETWDGTWRIVTFARAELEPELASDPMLGAVGWSWLTDSLRGRGVGWTAQAGTVTRVLSESFGGLADRDPSVEMEIRASWTPLGGELTEHLRAWADLLCTIGGIPPLPDGVVPLPGQRR